The following proteins come from a genomic window of Triticum aestivum cultivar Chinese Spring chromosome 6A, IWGSC CS RefSeq v2.1, whole genome shotgun sequence:
- the LOC123128458 gene encoding uncharacterized protein isoform X1 gives MGVRRFLNLFAANRPGCMYSLRRFDLSRNQFFYTTPEEVALHGRVLSRIQRDSASYSSLKKACGRVKKQQASEIGSIRLPARLFNMRPAPYPKPKSDELRMDAFALSERSIVFADRKGHVFTYDADSDCLVTMPGLHAPKDEPLAVSVPRPGGSEGGLYVIERLLRPGKSFQFEALVSGQHYNEYHPCRTWQCEELPLPSLQEDVYLGSVAVVGNVICISADHFGTYCFDTVSRSWSFAGDWVLPFFGTAEYVPELNLWFGVSDQDYHLPCAADLSPVLAGQRPEPGLIWADNYLPEEWHHSGQNGQPGFWKVLPHQVP, from the coding sequence ATGGGCGTCCGGCGGTTTCTGAATCTGTTCGCGGCGAACCGCCCGGGCTGCATGTATTCGCTGCGCCGCTTCGATCTCTCCCGCAACCAGTTCTTCTACACCACACCGGAAGAAGTAGCTCTGCACGGGCGAGTTCTGTCGCGGATACAAAGAGACTCTGCATCATATTCATCCCTGAAAAAGGCCTGCGGCAGGGTCAAGAAGCAGCAAGCCTCAGAGATCGGGTCGATCCGGTTGCCGGCGCGACTCTTCAACATGCGGCCGGCGCCATACCCAAAGCCAAAATCCGACGAGCTCAGAATGGACGCGTTCGCTCTCTCGGAGCGCAGCATCGTGTTCGCGGACCGCAAGGGGCACGTCTTCACCTACGACGCCGACTCGGACTGCCTCGTGACCATGCCCGGCCTCCACGCCCCCAAGGATGAGCCCTTGGCCGTCTCCGTTCCACGCCCCGGAGGCAGCGAAGGCGGCCTCTACGTGATCGAGAGGCTGCTCCGTCCTGGCAAGAGCTTCCAGTTCGAGGCCCTTGTCTCCGGCCAGCACTACAACGAGTACCATCCCTGCCGGACCTGGCAGTGTGAGGAGCTCCCGCTGCCGTCCCTACAAGAAGACGTGTACCTCGGCTCTGTCGCGGTGGTGGGCAACGTCATCTGCATCTCTGCAGATCACTTTGGCACCTACTGCTTCGACACGGTGAGCCGCTCCTGGAGCTTTGCCGGTGACTGGGTGCTGCCCTTCTTTGGCACCGCCGAGTATGTCCCCGAGCTCAACCTCTGGTTTGGCGTCTCCGACCAGGACTACCACTTGCCTTGCGCGGCCGATCTCTCACCCGTCCTCGCAGGGCAGCGGCCGGAGCCGGGCCTGATTTGGGCGGACAATTACCTGCCGGAGGAGTGGCATCATAGCGGCCAAAATGGTCAGCCTGGGTTCTGGAAGGTTTTGCCTCATCAGGTTCCTTGA
- the LOC123128458 gene encoding non-specific lipid transfer protein-like 1 isoform X4, protein MALTGAATTTACILVLLALAGAAGATFSGSAPPPVDCSALLAGLADCLDFVSPGSKSSQPSKTCCGEVKTSVGSPAVVDCVCAAMFSKLTQLPINRTRVYALPDACGTPASVLNRCHAAAPAEGHISNSGEVSRRPRNRYPGNRGDFAACLLLPLRADISASLTCSVAQTL, encoded by the exons ATGGCTCTCACCGGCGCCGCCACCACCACAGCGTGCATCCTCGTCCTCCTCGCACTCGCCGGCGCCGCGGGGGCAACCTTCTCGGGCTCGGCGCCGCCGCCGGTGGACTGCTCGGCATTGTTGGCTGGCCTCGCAGACTGCCTCGACTTTGTGTCGCCCGGCAGCAAGTCGAGCCAGCCTTCCAAGACCTGCTGCGGGGAGGTGAAGACCTCCGTCGGCAGCCCCGCCGTCGTCGACTGCGTCTGCGCCGCCATGTTCTCGAAGCTGACGCAGTTACCGATCAACAGGACACGGGTGTACGCTCTCCCCGACGCCTGCGGCACACCCGCCTCCGTCTTGAACAGGTGCCATG CTGCGGCGCCTGCTGAAG ggcatatttccaacagcggcgAGGTCTCCCGGCGGCCCCGCAACCGTTATCCTGGCAACCGTGGCGACTTTGCTGCTTGCCTTCTATTACCTCTGAGGGCCGACATCTCCGCCTCTCTCACGTGTTCTGTTGCACAGACCTTGTGA
- the LOC123128458 gene encoding non-specific lipid transfer protein-like 1 isoform X3 gives MALAGGAATAACILVLLALADAAGAANPSPAPAPAPDCTEALIGLADCLDYVMPGSKSARPPKACCTEVKTAVGTPATVKCLCAALDAKTTPIPINMTRVLALPTACGQSASVLSKCHAAAPAEGQEAG, from the exons ATGGCTCTCGCCGGCGGCGCCGCCACCGCAGCGTGCATCCTCGTCCTCCTCGCGCTCGCCGACGCCGCGGGGGCGGCTAACccgtcgccggcgcccgcgccggcgCCGGACTGCACGGAGGCGTTGATTGGCCTCGCGGACTGCCTCGACTATGTGATGCCCGGCAGCAAGTCGGCTCGGCCTCCCAAGGCCTGCTGCACGGAGGTGAAGACCGCCGTCGGCACCCCCGCCACCGTGAAGTGCCTCTGCGCTGCCCTGGACGCCAAGACAACTCCGATACCGATCAACATGACACGGGTGCTCGCCCTCCCCACCGCCTGCGGCCAGTCCGCCTCCGTCTTGAGCAAGTGCCACG CTGCGGCGCCTGCTGAAG GACAAGAAGCTGGATGA
- the LOC123128458 gene encoding non-specific lipid transfer protein-like 1 isoform X5: MALTGAATTTACILVLLALAGAAGATFSGSAPPPVDCSALLAGLADCLDFVSPGSKSSQPSKTCCGEVKTSVGSPAVVDCVCAAMFSKLTQLPINRTRVYALPDACGTPASVLNRCHAAAPAEGQEAG; this comes from the exons ATGGCTCTCACCGGCGCCGCCACCACCACAGCGTGCATCCTCGTCCTCCTCGCACTCGCCGGCGCCGCGGGGGCAACCTTCTCGGGCTCGGCGCCGCCGCCGGTGGACTGCTCGGCATTGTTGGCTGGCCTCGCAGACTGCCTCGACTTTGTGTCGCCCGGCAGCAAGTCGAGCCAGCCTTCCAAGACCTGCTGCGGGGAGGTGAAGACCTCCGTCGGCAGCCCCGCCGTCGTCGACTGCGTCTGCGCCGCCATGTTCTCGAAGCTGACGCAGTTACCGATCAACAGGACACGGGTGTACGCTCTCCCCGACGCCTGCGGCACACCCGCCTCCGTCTTGAACAGGTGCCATG CTGCGGCGCCTGCTGAAG GACAAGAAGCTGGATGA
- the LOC123128458 gene encoding non-specific lipid transfer protein-like 1 isoform X2 gives MALAGGAATAACILVLLALADAAGAANPSPAPAPAPDCTEALIGLADCLDYVMPGSKSARPPKACCTEVKTAVGTPATVKCLCAALDAKTTPIPINMTRVLALPTACGQSASVLSKCHAAAPAEGHISNSGEVSRRPRNRYPGNRGDFAACLLLPLRADISASLTCSVAQTL, from the exons ATGGCTCTCGCCGGCGGCGCCGCCACCGCAGCGTGCATCCTCGTCCTCCTCGCGCTCGCCGACGCCGCGGGGGCGGCTAACccgtcgccggcgcccgcgccggcgCCGGACTGCACGGAGGCGTTGATTGGCCTCGCGGACTGCCTCGACTATGTGATGCCCGGCAGCAAGTCGGCTCGGCCTCCCAAGGCCTGCTGCACGGAGGTGAAGACCGCCGTCGGCACCCCCGCCACCGTGAAGTGCCTCTGCGCTGCCCTGGACGCCAAGACAACTCCGATACCGATCAACATGACACGGGTGCTCGCCCTCCCCACCGCCTGCGGCCAGTCCGCCTCCGTCTTGAGCAAGTGCCACG CTGCGGCGCCTGCTGAAG ggcatatttccaacagcggcgAGGTCTCCCGGCGGCCCCGCAACCGTTATCCTGGCAACCGTGGCGACTTTGCTGCTTGCCTTCTATTACCTCTGAGGGCCGACATCTCCGCCTCTCTCACGTGTTCTGTTGCACAGACCTTGTGA